A region of the Pricia mediterranea genome:
GGAACTGGAATTAATACCGATACCCAACCACGTGCCCTGACCTTCGGCAGCTCCCCTGAAAACTATGGGTTCTTCGGCCGTGCCCTGGGCATTCATTGACCCTGTCGTCGGGATGCAGTCGACCCCCGGACTGCCCAGAACCATGCCTGCACCGGTCTCAAACTCCAGAATGGTACCGGCTTCGATGGTGATGGCCCTTTCCACATAGGTCTCACGACCGGACTTTTCTGTTTCGATACGGTAGGGCACCTCCAATTTTTTAATGGTAAGATCGGCTTCCGTTACCGCATTTCCTTCGATTTGAATGTACGGCCTTCCATTGCCTTCTGCATATGATGTTTCGGAATCCAATTGATCGACCTGTGGCAGATGCATCCAAAGTGGCGCCAACTCGTTGTTCACGATTTCATTTAGTTCAAAGCCCTCCAGTTCCGCATCATTGTCCAGCATGTAGATTCCGAATCCGGCACTATTCGAAATTGTCGAATTTTGGATAGTAACCCTACTTTCGCATTGTAATGTGATGTTGGCCGCGAAATCGGAAGCGTTGTATATCCCGCTGCTGCCGCCATCCGAAATATTGCAGTAAACCAACTTATTGTTCGGACTTGATGAATTGAACCCAATGCCCAGCCAGCTACCTTTTCCGGCCGTTACCCCTTTAAAGGTTATAGGGCTGTCCATCGTTCCCGTAGCATTTAAAGCCCCGGAGGTGTCAGCACAATCAGAGGCCTGTTCCCCCAATCGAAGCCCTGCGCCACCGGTAAACTCCAAAGTGTTGCCCGCAGCAATATTCAGGGTATTCTTGATACTGTATTTTTTGCTTTCCACAAATCGATAGGGAATGTTCAACAAAGGCATATTCACGATATCGTCCTCAATTTCATTCTCACGTACCTCGATGTAGTTTTTTGCGGTTCCCTGATAAACCGTTGAGGCATCCAAAGCTCCCAGCTGATTGAAGAATATAGCGACTGGGGCATTTTCATTATCCGATATCGTATTTCCGGAAAACCCTTCCAAAACACTTTCGTCCGTAAGAAAAAGGCCGTACCCATCGTTATCGGTAATCGTACAATTGACGATTGTCGCCCTAGAATTTTCATCCCGCGACAATTGAACGGCTCCTTTTTCCCCTGTTTGGCTCGAGGCAGACCGGCCTGCATGCATCACCGTTACATGTTCCAGACGGTTTTCGGGATGGTTGGAACCGAAATAAATGCCTTTCCAGACTCCATTCTTTCCCGAAGTCCCTAAAAATTTAATTGGCTCATTCTGCGTACCAACGGCCTTCAATGCACCGCCTTCACTGGTAAATATGCCGCTATCATCTCCCTCAAAGGCAATAATAACCCCAGACGCTATGGTCAGTAGGGCATTGCCTTTTACTGAAATGGCGCACTGTACCACATAATCGATTTCATCGCCGGGCAGCTTATCTTCCCAAACAGTATTCTCCAAGATTTCGTTTTGATCGCACAATGAGGTATCGGAGGTAATCACCGTAAAGGATGGACCTCTGACGGTTTCACCAAGTACGGTCACCGAAACCGTACCGGAAGTGGCATTTTCGGGGACATCGACTACCAATTGTGTTGTCGAACCGGAGTTAACCGTAGCTGCAGCGCCATTGAAAGTCACCTCATTATCGCTGCCGGTGCTACTAAAATTGGTACCTGTAATCTTTACTTCCGTTCCGACCGGCCCGCTGCTAGGGGAAATGGCGGTAATCGTTGGCACCAAGTCCACCGGGTCATCATCCACCATGGGTCCATCTCCGCCATCATTGCTACAGCTGCTTGCCATAAAACCCGCAACCGTAATGATCATAAGCAGTCTGCAAATGGATCTACGCTCTATTTTAAATACCGTTTTCATATTAAAAGTGTTTTAAAATTGGAGGAGAAACTTTGCTATGCACCAAAATTATAGTACAACCAACTCTTGGACTGACAGTCCAGAACCAAATTGTAACACTGGCGAACCAAATGATACCAAAATACTTTAGAGTTAATAGGTGGAAGGCGAAACGCCGTATCGCTCCTTAAAACACTTGGCGAAATACGAAAGATTATTAAAACCCACTTGATAGGCGATTTGAGTAACGGTATCCGCTTTTTGTCCTAACAATTGAGCCGCTCTTTTAAGCCGAAAATTGCGAAGTATGTCACGAGGGGATTCTTGGGTCAGCGCTTTTAATTTTCGATTGAGTTGGGTCTTGCTCATGGCCAGTTCCCGCTGCATTTGGGACACCCCAAAACTGGGGTCGGAGTGGTTTTTTTCCAAAAGCTCCAATACCTGATCCAAGAATTTTTTGTCTAAAGAAGAAGTTACCATCTTTTCGGGGCTTACCGTACGCTGGCTATCCGTATAGTGCTGCCATAATCTTTGCCGCTGATCGATTAGGTTGGCAACCCTTGCCGATAATTCTTTGGCACTGAAAGGTTTGGTCAGATACGCATCGGCTCCAGTCTGCAGCCCTTCGATTTTATTATGCTCGCCTGCACGTGCCGTAATCATGATTACTGGAATGTGGCTGGTCTCCAAATTGGTCTTCAGCCTTTTGCAAAGCTCCATGCCATCCATCTTCGGCATCATTAAATCGGTTATAATCAGGTCGGGCATGTCCGTGGACGCCATTTTCAGACCTTTTGCACCATCCTCGGCCTCAATGATTCGATAGTTATGCAAAAGTTGCTTTTTGATATGCTGAAGCATGTCTTCGTTATCTTCGATGATCATAAGTTTGGGCAGGTTGCGCAGATCGGTTTTGGGCAACTCGTAGGGCCTGGGCCTAACCCGATTATCTGATGTCTCGGACGTATCAATATCCATTCGGGTCTTCGGCATCTTGATTTTTTCCAAGGGAATCTGAACCGTAAAATAGGTGCCCTTGCCAGTTTCACTTGAAACAGTGATCGTTCCGTCCATGAGTTCGACCAAATCTTTTGACAGAGATAGACCGATGCCCGAGCCTTCCCTATCTCTTGTACTGCTCCCGTCAACTTGATAAAAACGGTCAAAGACAAATGGCAGTTCATTCTTGTTGATGCCAAAGCCGGAATCTGAAACTTGAATGAGCAATTCCCCATCCGCATAGGTTGCTCTAAAACCTACCATTTCATCATCATCGCTAAATTTAAAGGCATTGCTCAAGGTGTTGTAGACCACCTTTTCCAATTTATCACGGTCAAATGAAGCCCATAAAATTTGGTCGGGGACGTCGATCCGATAATCCATGTTCCGTTGTGCTGCATGAGAGTTGAAGGAAGCTGCAGCGGTCCGTAAACATTTGAACACATCGCCCTCGGTGCATTTCAAGCGTAACTTGCCTTCATCGATTTGTGACAGATCCAACATTTGGTTGACCAGACCTAAGACCTTGTTGCTGTTGCGACGTATCATCTTGATATCGTCCATATCGAGTTTTTCATCGGGATTTTGCTCTAAATGGGCAATGGGACCCTGAATCAAGGTCAAGGGCGTTCGAAACTCATGGGAAATATTGGCGAAGAAGTTGGATTTCAACTCGTTTAATTTTTGAAGTTCCCTGTTGGATCTTTGTTTGATACGGGATTGATTGTATAACAATACCGCCAGCACAAGAACCAAAAGGGCAAAGACGACGATGGCGTTCCGCTCATTTTTTCTTTTCTCTAATTGAAGGGCCTGTAATTCCTTTTCAGAGGCCAAAAGCGCTATTTCCTTGTTTTTTTGTTCGTTCTGGTATTTGGCCTCTATTTCCTCTGCAAGATCGCGCTTTTCCAAGTTATACAAGCTATCCCGAAGAGCTTCAAAGCTTAAACGCAGGTCATACGCAGTTTTATGGTCTGCTTTGGCGTAACTCACCTCTGACAAGGTCTTATAACCGTCCATTTCGGTTAAATCGGCACCGATGCCCTGAGCAATTTCGACCGCTTTTCCAGAATAGAATTCTGAGCTGTCCAGTTTTTCGAGATATAGAAATTCCTGGCCCAACGATTGACTGGCCATGGCGATCGTAATAGAGTCGCTGATTTTATTTGCAAGCACAAGTGAACGATGGTAATTTTTTACTGCCAGTGCCGATTGCTTTTTGTCGGAGTAAATGTTCCCTATGTTTTGATAGACTTGGGACATCTCTCTTATGCCGCCCAATTTACCGTAACTCCCCAGCGCCTTTTGGTACTGCTCTAGTGCCGCTTCAGGTTTGCCCTGGTTTCTAAACACATTGCCCATACCTTTAAGTACGAAGGCCCTACCCGGCAAAAAATCAAACTTTTTAAATAGGCTATCGCTCTTTGTATAGTAGGCAATGGCATCATCGGAATTGCCCAATTTCTGATGTATCAACCCAATATTCGCCATATTGATTCCCGCGTTCTTTTCATTGCCGATCTGTGTGTTCAATTTTGCGGCCTCGGTATAAGCTTTCATCGCCCTTTTGTATTCGCCCCGTTCGTTAAAGATGTTTCCTAGATTATTGTAAGAACTCGCAATACCTTCAAAATCTTCGATTTCCTTGGCGAAGTCAATGTTCTGCTTTAGATATTGCTCACTTTTGTTGAGATTCCCCTTTCGGCTGTGGGTGTTCCCCAATCCTATGAGTGCCTCACTTTTGCCCTCGCGGAATTCTATACGTTCCGTAATCGAAAGGGCCTTTTGATAGTACAATATGGCGGAGTCGTTACTGGCCCTATCGCTCAAAATATTGGCCAGGGTATTTAGAGACGACACTTCATATTTCTTCTCATGGATGGCAGAGGCAGATTTTAATGCTTCGATTGCATATTTTTCCGCCCGGACAGGGTTGTCGTAACGGTATTCATCGGCCAAAGCCAATAATATGGTCACCTTTGAAGAATCTATTGTTTCAGAATCTACCTTTCGCTCCAGACTGTCTATTTTCGACTGAGACCATGTTGCGACCGATACCAACAAAAACAAGATGATCAGTAGTTTGGCCATACCAAAGTATAATAATAATCCTTACGCAAAATGAATATATAATATAGAGGGTATTGCAGCTGCCCGTACGCCTCGCTATTCTTATCTGTGCCGCCAATAAATTTCGCTGTACTTCAAAGTGGTCGAAACTCTCCCTTGTTTTATCGGCTATCAAATGACCGATTTCATCATGCAAACCGAAAATATCGGATAAGTGACCGTCAAGGTCCCCGGACCAAAGAGGAAAGCCGTCATCGGTTCGGATCAGCTTTGCGGTTCTGTGCCTTTTCAATACTGAGGTAAGGCAGTATTGCGTTGAATTTAAATTTTGAGGAAGTATGCACGATCAACCAATGAATATTTCATCGGGGGAAGAATAGCTAAAAGATACGAATTTTTCAACACTTTAATTCTCTGCTAGGGACGTTTTTGGAAAACGAAATCGATAATTTACCGAGAATTCTACATAAAATCCAAATGCTAGCTCAAAGGTTGCGTCCCGGGTTTCCGTTGGATTTTAAGTACGTCCTACCAGTTCAGGAAGATAATCCGTAGCCGTGTATTGCGATACCGAATTTGCCTTCTTCGGAAAAAATGGGAGAACCGATCGGCAAGAGCAATTATTTTAGTTATAAAGGTTCTTGATGTCGTCTAGCATCTTATCGAGCTGCGCCCTATCGTACACCTTTGTTTTTTTGACCAACCGGTCAATATCTTCGGTAGCGCTAATATCTTCTAGGGGATTCCTGTTGAGAATTAGAAGGTCCGCCACCTTGCCTTCGCTTACGCTCCCGTACTTATCCGACAGCCCGAAATACTTTGGACCGTTGACCACCGATGTCCGCAGGGCCTCCAGCGGGGTGAGGCCGCCTTCCACAAAAATTTCGAGTTCATCGTGCAAAGCAAAGCCGGGATAGATATAGGAGTTCAGAAATCCGGCATCGGTACCGGCAATAATCATCATTCCGGATTTTTTGATCAAGGGTAATAGCCCCAGCAATTTTTGATATTTCTCCTTTCGGGACCGTACCTCTTCGGGCGAGGCCTTGTTCGCCCTATCTACCCGCCAGGCGTATGTCTTTATGATTCCCGGAGCTATGTACTGTAGCTCGGGGTCCGATAAGTGGTCGTTCTCGTCCAAATAGGAAATAATCCTGTTTCCGATCAGCGTGGGTACGATGGCCGTTCCGTTCTCGGCCAGTTGTTCGTATTTTTTCAAGGCCGTTTCCTCATCAAAATTCTTTTCGATTTGGGCCTGTGCCATGCCGCGGTCTATTTTTCCTTCCTTCAGTTCCTCAATGCTTTCGAGCTCTTTTGACGAGCCTGCTTTGAGCATATACCCCATATGCTCTATGGTGGTCAGACCTGCTTCCGACACTTTGTTCACTGGTAAGGCCAGCGGAATATGGCCCGATGTCGCATAACCCCTAGAGGTCGCCTCCCTTACACTTTTTAAAAACAGGTCGGGCGACAGGGCGTTGTCGGTAATTTTTACAAAATCGACCTGAAGTTTGTCTAGGGAGTCCAATGCCTGACTCAGTTCTTCCTCGGTTTCTATTTCCAGGTCGCCCGGCCAGATTGAATTTTTGCCTTCTAGTTTTGGCCCTGCCGTAAAGATAGTCGGTCCCTCTAAGCCTCCATTCTCAATTTGTTTCCGCCATTTCAGGACACTTGGACTTATGTCCGCGGCACAGTCCCTTATCGTGGTTATTCCGTTTGCCAAATAGAGCGGCAGCATGTTTCTATTTTCTTTGATCAGGGTGTCCGCCCCAAAATGCATGTGCATATCCCATAGTCCGGGAATCACATATTTGTCCTTGGCATTGATTATTTGGCTTCCCGTCCAGTTTTGTGTTTCGTCCAGGGATGCTATTTTCGCGATGGTGTCGCCATTGATGCCGATGTTTTGCTTTTCAATAATAGCGCCGGTTTCCGTATTGACAATATTCGCATCTTGGATCAGGATATCAAAATTCAGGGATTTTTCCTGCTCGCAGGATAGTAAAAGGATGCTTCCGATCAAGAAGGGATAAATGGCTTTCATAGGCGATCTTTACAGTTTAATAATTTTATTCAGCTCCGGCTTTTTCTAAAATAGCCACAATGTCGTTAAAACCTCTTTCCTTCGCATGCTGTAAGGGGCTAATTCCATTCCCGTCCGGAATGTTGACATTACACCCCGCATCGACCAGTAGTTGCACGATATGGGTATGGGTTTGGGCCCCGTTGCCCAGAACAATGGCCTCCATTAGGGCGGTCCACCCCAGATTGTTTACATGGTCGATAGGATAGTCGTCGATTTTCAACAGTTCCTTGACCACATCGGTATGCCCGCGCTCACAGGCTGGAATCAGGGCCGTACCCCCGTATCGGTTCAATACCATATGGTCCGCCTCACCGGTAGCAAGACAAGTCTTGAGAATTTCCGGATAACCTAAGGCCCCGGCGTGCAGAAGGGGACTTTCCAACCGGTTGTCTTGGGCATTTACATCGGCCCCGGCCTCTATGAGCATTTTCGCTGCCTCTACATTGTTTTCATAGGTAGCGACCATCAAGGCCGTTCTTTGGTCGGAATCCCTCGCATCGATGGTAACCCGTTTGTTCAAAAGGACTTGAAGCTTTTCGGTGTCGTTCCCTTTAGCGGCCTTGATGACTTCCATTTCCATTTTATCCCCTGTTTTATTTGATTTTTGCGCGCATCCGGTCAGCGCGTTGAACAAGGCAAAGAAAGATAGGATTAAAGAAATAGGTTTCATAAAATATCAACGAATTTAGTTTTCAGTCATACTTCGGCAATTTAGTAAGATAAGAAAAGTTTTATTCTCATAACAATTGCCAAAACTAATTCTAATGACATTTTCCTAAGATAGGTTTAATATTATTTCTCCTAATTTTGGGACCATAATTGCATTATACCACTTTGCTTATATTGAATACACCAGACCATTCCATTTATGGTAAGTAATACAATTGACAGAATAGATGCATGGTTATTGCTAAAATGGGCCAGCCCGAACAACAGCGACGATACTGCCAACGAAATTAAACGTGCCTGTTTATCGGATATTTTTTTCGACCGGAAACCTTCGTAAAGGTTGGTAAACAAATAGCCTCTAAAAAAAGTTTCTTCCAAGATGGCTACGAGAAACATTTTAAAAGCAAAAGGAATTGCCAACTGAGGTTTCGGCATTGAAATAGATTCGGAAATGGATAGGATATCCGTTTTCTTTCCGATCAATAGCATTAAAATAACCGAGACAATACCAATTGATAGACCTATTACCAAATGAACAAGGGCTTCACTGTTGAATTTTAAACCATACTTCTCGGGTATCGATGGAAGGTCTCGGCCTCCTAAAAAACCGATTGTTCATCTCAATCTTCTTATTTTGGCCTTGAACGTCAACCAAGGCCTCGTGCAAAATAATCGTTGGCACTTAAAATTTTCCGTATATTTAGTAGTCAACTACTTAGCATTGAATATCATTCCACATACTCCCAGTCCAATTTTAAAATCCGCCGTCCGACAGATGTGGATCGTTGAAGAGGAAAGCGGTATCGAGATAGAAGTAAACTCATTTCCCGTCGGATACCCGTTCATCAATGTGATCAGTTCGGATAAATTCATTCTTCGAGGTAGCCACGACGAGGTTTTGAAAACCAATAGTTATCTCGTCGGTCAGACCCTTTCCCCTTTTTCACTATATATGAAATTGATAAAAAGGGCGATTACGATACAATTGGTTCCCAGTGCTATTCCCTCCCTCTTCGGGCTAAACGCCCATGAGTTTTTCGAAAAGCGCATTTCACTGGCCGATTTGTCAACCGATCTTGCCCATCGACTTGAAGACCTGATCGAAAGCAATCTTTCAAGCCGCGAAGTGCTATCCAAGACGGACAGCTATCTTTCCCGGTGCATCAAGAATAACGAGGATGAGCCTAGGATGCATCGTGCGTTGCAGCTATTAATAGAGACCGCGGGAGGCCTGAAAATGAAAGAACTCGCTTTTGAGCTAAACCTTTCCCAAAGAAGGATGCAGCAGCTTTTCAAAGAAAATATTGGAGTTCCTGGGAAGTCCTACGCCAGGATTATCAAATTACAGCATCACACCTTCAAACTATTGCAAAATGACACCATAGAGCAAATAGTTCCCGACGGCTATTTTGACCAATCACATTTTATTCATGATCTGAAGGGCCAAACAGGAATGTTGCCCGATACGTTCAAAACCTATATAAACGACCCTTCGAAAAAAAGAGCATACTATTTTTCAAATATTTATTTTGGATATGAGGGGATATCATAGTGTTTTGGGGGCTTTTGAACCACTATGACGTATCCACCTTTAATTCTCAATTTTTGGCGAGCGGTGCTTTGGGGTGTCCGGCTTGATTTGGCACAAGCGGTCATTGACGTTCTTCAAAAGGTACGACCGTTCCTTTTTCGATATATTTTTTGAGGCTGTTCAGCAATATGGCCCAGCAGAACGAAGACCTTCTAAAATGATGGTTGCATTTCGGCCATGATTTATGTGAAAACTTCAGGAGAACGCCTTTGGCAGTATCCTCGAGATCAAAACTGAAGGAAGTTCCTTTCCAATCCGCATCCGCTTGGGTCATCTTTATTTGAAAAGCGACATTTGGATTGCAGGCAATTACCTTCCCATACCAGTCAAACTCCGGTGTGAAGTAGAAATTATAGGATGCCCCGACTTCCGGTTCGCCCTCACAGCGTAAAGGCCACCAGTTTATGAGATGATCGGGCAAAGTTATCTTTTCAAAAACTTCCCGGGCGGGGGCTTTGATGTTCAGATCGTGGTAGATGCTAAAGTCTTTGGTTACTGCCATTTTAGCATTTTTAAGTTACTTTCTATCCGTTGCCCGGTCATCTTATCGTAAACGGTATCATTGGGCTGCCAGGGTCCACCTTTCATGTTGTCAACCTACATTTGTTGGGCGAATGAGATACATAGGCCGATATAAAGAACTTACATTGTTGCATTGGATACTGTAATGTACAAAGTGTCGGTTGTTTTTTTATCCGGAAGGATAGCGGTCGATCAGTTTTTTGAATACAGCCCTACACGGTTTCCCTCGGTATCCTTGAAAATCCCGAAAAAGCCCATTCCAGGACCCAAGGCTGTTTTCGGAAACAGCTCTTTTCCACCCGCATCGGATACGCGATCTAGAAATGGCTGCAAGTCGTCCCCGGTCTGTAAATATACCAAGGTGCCATTTTCGGATGGCTCGAGCCATTCGGCCTTGATAATCGTGCCGCCAATCCCTTCTTTCGCATTGTATTTAAAGATTGCCATTCTAGCTCCCTGAAAATCCATGACCTGCATATCATACCCCATTACGGCATTGTAGAATTGTAACGCCCGGTCAAAATCGACGACCGGGATTTGAAAATTTTGGATGGCATTTTTCATAGGTTCATTGGTTTTTAGTTATGATATGACCTCCATTTACAGTGATATAGATGTTACGAATCACTTTAGGTTCAATTAGGAACTTTCTAAAACCGAAAATAATACTAGGATGTTTATCCGTATTGTAAAAAAGCGAAAAAATCGAATATCGGAGGTGGAACTAGCGAAGGATGCATCCATCCTCTGGCAGAACGGTTCAAAACAGTCTCTAATTTAAGATAATGTGATCGCCAATAGTGATGACATTTTACATTTTATACGATATCCAATAAAACAACCTTTAAATATTCTCAGATGAAATCACAAACCGTCCACCTGATTTTAATGCTACTACTGATGTCTGCATGTGGAAACCGAAACTCGGCCCAACCCGATCCGGAAGATGAATATCGCCGTACCGAAGCCTCCTACGAACCTGAATCAAGGTCCGGTTTCTTTGACAGTTTTAATAAAAAGAAACTGATGTCCAACCAGTTTCGAGACGCTAGAACAGGGCTTGTAGTGAGCAGCTCGAACTATCCATCAGATTGGAAGGTTATTTCTTCCGAAGGACGTTTTGACACTTTCGTATTTAAATATAAGAAAAGAGTACCAAAACAGTATGAATCGATTTGAATTTAAATGGTTTTATAATCTGTGTGATTTATCCGGGGGCATTTGTCAGCGTGTACCTATAAATGAGTGCAATAATTCGAAATCTCTAGGAATAATCGGCCCTTAAATATGGGAGGAGGTCATTTTATTCTTTACGTAGCAATATCCAAAAAATACCTAGAAAAATTTCATTTTATATTCTGTAGCTTTTATGCTCTAAACACTATTTGTTCATCATTTGATTTTTATCATGTACTTGATTTATTGTTTTTGGATTGTCTGATTTGAAATTCATTATTAAGAAGGCCATTCGGGGCTTTGACCAGAGTAGGTAATTACGAACAGTATATCCTTAATTTTTTCCGCTGTAAATAAATTCTTTATATCTTGATTATCGGGCATTGAAAGTTGCCATTTACCCTCGGGATTATGACCGGTAATGGGAATCCAACTGCTGCCGTTACCACGTCTGGTACTAACAATCCCATCAATGGGCGTGGCCTCTCCACCCATGGTATTTCCATTTTGGATAAAAGTAAGTTCCGCTTTTAGCATTTCGGATAATTTTTCGTCTGATATGAAATACAAAAGGATCTGTGATATATTCAAACCCTTGCTGTTTGCGGAGAAATCTGCTCTCATTGTTTCAAACGCAACGCTCATAGGGGTATCCGTGAGATCCGGATTGTTCAGATCGTACCAGGCGTCGGCAAATTCCTGACGGAAGCTGAAGGCCCTGTCGGCTTCAAGGTATCGATCTAATTCCTGTTCTACTTGTTTCTTATACGTCGCATTGTACAGGGCCGTATATTCGATGGTGAAAATTACGTCCGCAATGCTGTTGTAATCCATATTGTTGGAGGCTTTTGGCAGACTGAACTCCCATCGGGTATCGACCCCATTTCCCTCAAAAGGCAGCAGCATTTCCGGATTGGGATTTAGCTCAAAAATACCGCTCGCGTTAGATGGAGAGGTAAATGAAATCGTTTCAGGCTCTCTGCGGATAACCTTCTTTTGAAATATGTCATGACCAATGACTACCCGGGAAATCCCCGTAGATTGCAATGTGGCACTTATGCCCTCAACTGGGGGAACCAAAGCGATCAATGAAACCCTGACCCGCTTGATCAGGCGCAGATACTGCCCCGGAAAACGACGGTCGAAGAGTTCTTGGGGTGTATCAAAAGGCAATACGCCGCTTTCACGGAACTGCTGAAAAGCAAAGGGATCCAATCGTGCCAGAGAAATGTTCA
Encoded here:
- a CDS encoding ankyrin repeat domain-containing protein, with product MKPISLILSFFALFNALTGCAQKSNKTGDKMEMEVIKAAKGNDTEKLQVLLNKRVTIDARDSDQRTALMVATYENNVEAAKMLIEAGADVNAQDNRLESPLLHAGALGYPEILKTCLATGEADHMVLNRYGGTALIPACERGHTDVVKELLKIDDYPIDHVNNLGWTALMEAIVLGNGAQTHTHIVQLLVDAGCNVNIPDGNGISPLQHAKERGFNDIVAILEKAGAE
- a CDS encoding SRPBCC domain-containing protein; this encodes MAVTKDFSIYHDLNIKAPAREVFEKITLPDHLINWWPLRCEGEPEVGASYNFYFTPEFDWYGKVIACNPNVAFQIKMTQADADWKGTSFSFDLEDTAKGVLLKFSHKSWPKCNHHFRRSSFCWAILLNSLKKYIEKGTVVPFEERQ
- a CDS encoding hybrid sensor histidine kinase/response regulator transcription factor, which translates into the protein MAKLLIILFLLVSVATWSQSKIDSLERKVDSETIDSSKVTILLALADEYRYDNPVRAEKYAIEALKSASAIHEKKYEVSSLNTLANILSDRASNDSAILYYQKALSITERIEFREGKSEALIGLGNTHSRKGNLNKSEQYLKQNIDFAKEIEDFEGIASSYNNLGNIFNERGEYKRAMKAYTEAAKLNTQIGNEKNAGINMANIGLIHQKLGNSDDAIAYYTKSDSLFKKFDFLPGRAFVLKGMGNVFRNQGKPEAALEQYQKALGSYGKLGGIREMSQVYQNIGNIYSDKKQSALAVKNYHRSLVLANKISDSITIAMASQSLGQEFLYLEKLDSSEFYSGKAVEIAQGIGADLTEMDGYKTLSEVSYAKADHKTAYDLRLSFEALRDSLYNLEKRDLAEEIEAKYQNEQKNKEIALLASEKELQALQLEKRKNERNAIVVFALLVLVLAVLLYNQSRIKQRSNRELQKLNELKSNFFANISHEFRTPLTLIQGPIAHLEQNPDEKLDMDDIKMIRRNSNKVLGLVNQMLDLSQIDEGKLRLKCTEGDVFKCLRTAAASFNSHAAQRNMDYRIDVPDQILWASFDRDKLEKVVYNTLSNAFKFSDDDEMVGFRATYADGELLIQVSDSGFGINKNELPFVFDRFYQVDGSSTRDREGSGIGLSLSKDLVELMDGTITVSSETGKGTYFTVQIPLEKIKMPKTRMDIDTSETSDNRVRPRPYELPKTDLRNLPKLMIIEDNEDMLQHIKKQLLHNYRIIEAEDGAKGLKMASTDMPDLIITDLMMPKMDGMELCKRLKTNLETSHIPVIMITARAGEHNKIEGLQTGADAYLTKPFSAKELSARVANLIDQRQRLWQHYTDSQRTVSPEKMVTSSLDKKFLDQVLELLEKNHSDPSFGVSQMQRELAMSKTQLNRKLKALTQESPRDILRNFRLKRAAQLLGQKADTVTQIAYQVGFNNLSYFAKCFKERYGVSPSTY
- a CDS encoding IPT/TIG domain-containing protein translates to MKTVFKIERRSICRLLMIITVAGFMASSCSNDGGDGPMVDDDPVDLVPTITAISPSSGPVGTEVKITGTNFSSTGSDNEVTFNGAAATVNSGSTTQLVVDVPENATSGTVSVTVLGETVRGPSFTVITSDTSLCDQNEILENTVWEDKLPGDEIDYVVQCAISVKGNALLTIASGVIIAFEGDDSGIFTSEGGALKAVGTQNEPIKFLGTSGKNGVWKGIYFGSNHPENRLEHVTVMHAGRSASSQTGEKGAVQLSRDENSRATIVNCTITDNDGYGLFLTDESVLEGFSGNTISDNENAPVAIFFNQLGALDASTVYQGTAKNYIEVRENEIEDDIVNMPLLNIPYRFVESKKYSIKNTLNIAAGNTLEFTGGAGLRLGEQASDCADTSGALNATGTMDSPITFKGVTAGKGSWLGIGFNSSSPNNKLVYCNISDGGSSGIYNASDFAANITLQCESRVTIQNSTISNSAGFGIYMLDNDAELEGFELNEIVNNELAPLWMHLPQVDQLDSETSYAEGNGRPYIQIEGNAVTEADLTIKKLEVPYRIETEKSGRETYVERAITIEAGTILEFETGAGMVLGSPGVDCIPTTGSMNAQGTAEEPIVFRGAAEGQGTWLGIGINSSSSANQLSYCEISGGGSKQMYNAGGQGNIVIHCSGNLNIENCTIEDSGGWGIDFVQGGNSLSETETTFSNNALGNIASD
- a CDS encoding CPBP family intramembrane glutamic endopeptidase, producing MLLIGKKTDILSISESISMPKPQLAIPFAFKMFLVAILEETFFRGYLFTNLYEGFRSKKISDKQARLISLAVSSLLFGLAHFSNNHASILSIVLLTINGMVWCIQYKQSGIMQLWSQN
- a CDS encoding amidohydrolase family protein — encoded protein: MKAIYPFLIGSILLLSCEQEKSLNFDILIQDANIVNTETGAIIEKQNIGINGDTIAKIASLDETQNWTGSQIINAKDKYVIPGLWDMHMHFGADTLIKENRNMLPLYLANGITTIRDCAADISPSVLKWRKQIENGGLEGPTIFTAGPKLEGKNSIWPGDLEIETEEELSQALDSLDKLQVDFVKITDNALSPDLFLKSVREATSRGYATSGHIPLALPVNKVSEAGLTTIEHMGYMLKAGSSKELESIEELKEGKIDRGMAQAQIEKNFDEETALKKYEQLAENGTAIVPTLIGNRIISYLDENDHLSDPELQYIAPGIIKTYAWRVDRANKASPEEVRSRKEKYQKLLGLLPLIKKSGMMIIAGTDAGFLNSYIYPGFALHDELEIFVEGGLTPLEALRTSVVNGPKYFGLSDKYGSVSEGKVADLLILNRNPLEDISATEDIDRLVKKTKVYDRAQLDKMLDDIKNLYN
- a CDS encoding VOC family protein, with translation MKNAIQNFQIPVVDFDRALQFYNAVMGYDMQVMDFQGARMAIFKYNAKEGIGGTIIKAEWLEPSENGTLVYLQTGDDLQPFLDRVSDAGGKELFPKTALGPGMGFFGIFKDTEGNRVGLYSKN
- a CDS encoding helix-turn-helix domain-containing protein — encoded protein: MQNNRWHLKFSVYLVVNYLALNIIPHTPSPILKSAVRQMWIVEEESGIEIEVNSFPVGYPFINVISSDKFILRGSHDEVLKTNSYLVGQTLSPFSLYMKLIKRAITIQLVPSAIPSLFGLNAHEFFEKRISLADLSTDLAHRLEDLIESNLSSREVLSKTDSYLSRCIKNNEDEPRMHRALQLLIETAGGLKMKELAFELNLSQRRMQQLFKENIGVPGKSYARIIKLQHHTFKLLQNDTIEQIVPDGYFDQSHFIHDLKGQTGMLPDTFKTYINDPSKKRAYYFSNIYFGYEGIS